The Helianthus annuus cultivar XRQ/B chromosome 16, HanXRQr2.0-SUNRISE, whole genome shotgun sequence genome includes a window with the following:
- the LOC110917835 gene encoding uncharacterized protein LOC110917835, protein MYLSISSHLNEKKFYLEDYLRRKLKTTIPDSNYDMICVGITCGYLIFFETRTCDFWLVNPFTRKELRFRGFPFYIYPIPKHIRCILVFSPSMSGWVLVVIDPIFSRRIAFSLPGEQGGWYYVISSCNIHDLHFFKGKIYTIDWDNDLCELSLTPEPTLTVLEMKDFPWLSRNNVLHFVSSSDDLYVVNASGDVVNPSVLEFVSSTDNLYVVNASGDVNESVEVDFGEMKWVDSKSTIGEYTVFLCNFKSAAAIKPDTWAYPWTQYERLMYSNRNGQSKKSRTCLKKMWYFPHDCLIGNESAQHYTVSEPPTTSGLARLED, encoded by the exons ATGTATTTGTCCATCTCTTCTCATTTGAATGAGAAAAAGTTTTACTTAGAGGACTACCTAAGGAGAAAACTGAAAACCACCATTCCCGATTCCAACTATGACATGATTTGTGTTGGGATAACTTGTGGTTACTTGATTTTTTTCGAGACGAGAACCTGTGATTTTTGGCTTGTGAATCCCTTCACAAGGAAAGAACTTCGTTTCCGAGGATTCCCCTTTTATATCTATCCTATTCCAAAACATATCAGGTGTATTCTTGTCTTTTCACCATCAATGTCCGGGTGGGTGCTTGTGGTAATCGACCCCATATTTTCACGTAGAATAGCTTTCTCTTTACCTGGTGAACAAGGTGGGTGGTATTATGTAATATCCAGTTGCAATATCCATGATTTACATTTTTTCAAGGGAAAGATATATACGATAGACTGGGACAATGATTTATGTGAACTGAGTCTTACTCCAGAGCCCACCTTGACCGTACTCGAAATGAAGGATTTTCCATGGCTGTCACGCAATAATGTGCTGCATTTTGTAAGTTCAAGTGACGACCTTTATGTGGTGAATGCATCAGGAGATGTGGTGAATCCATCAGTGCTGGAATTTGTAAGTTCAACTGACAACCTTTATGTGGTGAATGCATCAGGAGATGTGAATGAGTCTGTTGAAGTTGATTTTGGGGAAATGAAATGGGTGGATTCAAAAAGTACAATAGGAGAGTATACAGTTTTTTTATGTAATTTCAAGTCTGCTGCTGCTATTAAACCAGATACGTGGGCATACCCTTGGACACAGTACGAGAGACTTATGTACTCCAACAGGAACGGGCAAAGTAAGAAAAGCAGAACATGTTTAAAGAAAATGTGGTACTTCCCACACGATTGCTTGATTGGTAACGAGTCTG CCCAACATTATACCGTCTCTGAGCCACCCACCACCAGTGGGCTCGCAAGGCTGGAAGATTGA